In one window of Nocardioides panacisoli DNA:
- a CDS encoding DUF1003 domain-containing protein, whose translation MTERRDERLDTPLKTRRRIHLPRYDADAFGVFAERFARFMGTATFLIWMTLFIAVWILWNTVTPFAFDPYAFLFLTLILSLQASYAAPLILLAQNRQEDRDRVVATQDREATARAHADMEFLAREVASLRMAIGEVATRDYVRSELRSLLAELDAREVERADAEDADEPSGKPHEGRD comes from the coding sequence AAGACCCGGCGACGGATCCACCTCCCCCGCTACGACGCCGACGCCTTCGGCGTCTTCGCCGAGCGCTTCGCGCGGTTCATGGGCACTGCCACCTTCCTGATCTGGATGACGCTGTTCATCGCGGTCTGGATCCTGTGGAACACGGTCACGCCCTTCGCGTTCGACCCGTACGCCTTCTTGTTCCTGACCCTCATCCTGAGCCTCCAGGCCTCCTACGCCGCGCCGCTGATCCTGCTGGCACAGAACCGGCAGGAGGACCGCGACCGGGTGGTCGCGACGCAGGATCGCGAGGCGACGGCCCGGGCCCATGCCGACATGGAGTTCCTGGCCCGGGAGGTGGCCTCGCTGCGGATGGCCATCGGCGAGGTCGCCACGCGCGACTACGTCCGTTCCGAACTGCGGTCGCTGCTGGCCGAGCTGGACGCACGGGAGGTCGAGCGTGCCGACGCCGAGGACGCCGACGAGCCGAGTGGGAAGCCTCACGAGGGGCGCGACTAA